Proteins encoded by one window of Calidithermus timidus DSM 17022:
- a CDS encoding BamA/OMP85 family outer membrane protein yields MKRLGLSFLLLLSLAWAAPIEEVEVRGGDTVLQALARIALPFGVGDEPGDLEAARKAVLDTGYFKDAEVRLEGNKLIVEVVPNPPVESVAVESKVFPQAALVRFLETQFAIGPEVTYNPKKAREAADGLAQAYRQQGFPFFPVVGVKAEEGSKGVKLTFSVEENPQLKKVELGEVSYVSRERLQAIFNNVPQDGRFDFQRYMDAVNQANQLYTAAGYRGSGVDTEQTQLQEGTLKVALRELKIAEIRAGDLDVSSLGLKAGDPFNYDKLLDGVNALSRQLERNIEPQLELTPTGVRITLQQGAERYGPIKEVRIEGNTAFPTQKLLERVRLKPGDIYNPALAQEDFGRILALYREAGYELVAQPQIRFQDGVYTQIIQEIRIEGYEINAGENPRTQRETILRYLPQPGSLYSVPALRSGLTSIVRSGILAEPPQVSLKPGSAPDKVVVALGLKEARTLQFLPSLGWSSIEGWSGSLRLADTNLWGLLHSGSLDLSFSQNDAGDPLSLSLSYQIPWLYADFADFKEVNTSVGISIYTVPSPNNPLLDANDNKTNWEFTERKTGFRIGINRPLSKDLQSLRLGLGVRYEYVIPKLETGNAPQPCSDPDASSSTCTNLSEDEARALLEKPYGTFRLEGNASYAQVNNPRFPTQGYSADLQSAFGISTTQGESARTFIPFSITGKTYFALDEVGRQALALRLSTGVVLGNPPESQRFYLGGAVDDVSTLRGYDPRTLGGIYLVSGGLEYRYDFGLSPAGGTNVYAVVFTDFGSAWNPGDAFGLKLGYGLGLVFELDVLGALLPPFRVEYGFSPDSPGGKFYFRFGSWF; encoded by the coding sequence ATGAAGCGACTGGGGCTTTCTTTTCTTTTGCTGCTGAGCCTGGCCTGGGCTGCTCCCATCGAGGAAGTAGAAGTCCGCGGTGGGGACACGGTTTTGCAGGCCCTGGCCCGCATCGCCTTGCCCTTCGGGGTGGGGGACGAGCCGGGCGACCTCGAGGCTGCCCGTAAAGCCGTGCTGGACACCGGATACTTCAAAGACGCCGAGGTGCGGCTTGAAGGTAACAAGCTGATCGTAGAGGTCGTGCCCAACCCGCCCGTCGAGAGCGTGGCGGTCGAGAGCAAGGTCTTCCCCCAGGCCGCGCTGGTGCGCTTCCTCGAGACGCAGTTCGCCATCGGTCCGGAAGTCACCTACAACCCCAAGAAAGCCCGCGAGGCTGCCGATGGATTGGCCCAGGCCTACCGCCAGCAGGGCTTCCCCTTCTTCCCGGTCGTGGGCGTCAAAGCCGAGGAGGGCAGCAAGGGCGTCAAGCTCACCTTCAGCGTCGAGGAGAACCCGCAGCTGAAGAAGGTCGAGCTTGGCGAAGTGAGCTACGTCTCGCGGGAGCGCCTGCAGGCCATCTTCAACAACGTGCCCCAGGATGGCCGCTTCGACTTTCAGCGCTACATGGACGCTGTCAATCAGGCTAACCAGCTCTACACCGCCGCCGGTTACCGGGGCAGCGGGGTGGACACTGAGCAGACCCAATTGCAAGAGGGCACGCTCAAGGTGGCCCTGCGCGAGCTGAAGATAGCCGAGATCCGTGCCGGCGACCTCGATGTCAGCAGCTTGGGCCTCAAGGCGGGCGATCCTTTCAACTACGACAAGCTCCTCGACGGGGTCAACGCCCTTTCGCGCCAGCTCGAGCGCAACATCGAACCCCAGCTCGAGCTCACGCCCACCGGTGTGCGCATCACCCTGCAGCAGGGAGCCGAGCGTTACGGGCCCATCAAAGAGGTGCGCATCGAGGGCAACACGGCTTTCCCCACCCAGAAGCTGCTCGAGCGCGTCCGTCTCAAGCCCGGCGACATCTACAACCCGGCGCTGGCCCAGGAGGACTTTGGCCGGATCCTAGCGCTCTACCGCGAGGCCGGTTATGAACTGGTAGCTCAGCCCCAGATTCGCTTTCAGGATGGGGTCTACACCCAGATCATCCAGGAAATCCGTATCGAGGGCTACGAGATCAATGCCGGCGAAAACCCCCGCACCCAGCGCGAGACCATCCTGCGCTACCTGCCCCAGCCGGGTAGCCTCTACTCCGTGCCCGCCCTGCGCTCGGGCCTGACGAGCATCGTGCGCAGCGGCATCCTAGCCGAGCCGCCGCAGGTCAGCCTCAAGCCGGGTTCTGCGCCCGACAAGGTGGTCGTCGCCCTGGGCCTCAAGGAGGCCCGCACCCTGCAGTTCCTGCCCTCTTTGGGCTGGAGCAGCATCGAGGGTTGGTCGGGGAGCCTGCGCCTGGCCGATACCAACCTGTGGGGCCTGCTGCACAGCGGCAGCCTGGACCTCTCCTTCAGCCAGAACGACGCCGGAGACCCCCTGTCCCTCAGCCTCTCCTACCAGATCCCCTGGCTCTATGCCGATTTCGCCGACTTCAAGGAGGTCAACACCTCGGTGGGCATCTCCATTTACACGGTGCCCAGCCCCAACAATCCCCTGCTCGACGCCAACGACAACAAGACCAACTGGGAGTTCACCGAGCGAAAGACCGGCTTCCGCATTGGCATCAACCGCCCCCTCTCCAAGGACCTGCAGAGCCTGCGTCTGGGTCTGGGGGTGCGCTACGAATACGTCATTCCCAAGCTCGAGACCGGCAACGCCCCCCAGCCCTGCAGCGACCCGGACGCTTCGAGCAGCACTTGCACCAACCTCAGTGAGGACGAGGCTCGGGCTCTTCTGGAGAAGCCTTATGGCACCTTCCGCCTCGAGGGCAATGCCTCTTACGCTCAGGTCAACAACCCACGCTTCCCCACCCAGGGCTACAGCGCCGACCTCCAGAGCGCTTTTGGCATCTCCACGACCCAGGGCGAGTCGGCCAGGACCTTCATCCCCTTCTCCATCACCGGCAAGACCTACTTCGCTCTCGACGAGGTGGGTCGCCAGGCCCTGGCCCTGCGGCTTTCAACCGGCGTCGTGCTGGGCAACCCTCCCGAGAGCCAGCGTTTTTACCTGGGGGGGGCGGTGGATGACGTCAGCACCCTGCGTGGCTACGACCCCCGCACCCTGGGTGGCATCTACCTGGTGTCGGGGGGGCTGGAGTACCGCTACGACTTCGGCTTGAGTCCGGCTGGCGGCACCAACGTCTATGCTGTGGTCTTCACCGACTTTGGCAGCGCCTGGAACCCTGGGGATGCCTTCGGGCTGAAGCTGGGCTATGGCCTGGGCCTGGTCTTTGAACTCGACGTGCTGGGCGCTTTGCTCCCTCCCTTCCGGGTCGAGTACGGCTTCAGCCCCGACAGCCCCGGTGGTAAGTTCTACTTTCGCTTTGGCTCGTGGTTCTAG
- a CDS encoding purine-nucleoside phosphorylase, which yields MAGYDQIQETVRHIRATTDFTPEIGIILGSGLGPLADEIEPVATLPYAELPHFPHSTAPGHEGKLILGHLEGKRVVAYKGRVHYYEGYEAEAVVFPQRVGFFLGARTFLVTSAAGGLNPNWNAGDLMLHLDYINYAGLSPLRGPNDERLGPRFPVTFDAYDPELIAKARAVARAQDITLREGVYSWWPGPQFASRAELRLLRQIGADAIGMSTVPEVIALRHLGARVLGLSTITDMAIPDRDHHATEQEVLEVAARSGATFRKFVRGILAAI from the coding sequence ATGGCAGGCTACGACCAGATCCAGGAGACGGTGCGGCACATCCGCGCCACGACCGACTTCACCCCCGAGATTGGCATTATCCTGGGCTCAGGGCTGGGCCCGCTGGCCGACGAAATCGAGCCGGTAGCAACGCTGCCCTATGCCGAGTTACCTCACTTTCCCCACTCCACCGCGCCGGGTCACGAGGGCAAGCTGATCCTGGGGCACCTCGAGGGCAAGCGGGTGGTGGCCTACAAGGGCCGGGTGCACTACTACGAGGGCTACGAGGCCGAGGCGGTGGTGTTCCCCCAGCGGGTGGGGTTCTTCCTGGGAGCCCGCACCTTCTTGGTCACCTCGGCGGCAGGGGGCCTCAACCCCAACTGGAACGCGGGCGACCTGATGCTCCACCTCGACTACATCAACTACGCCGGGCTCTCCCCCCTGCGCGGCCCCAACGACGAGCGCCTGGGGCCACGCTTCCCGGTGACCTTCGACGCCTACGACCCCGAGCTCATCGCCAAAGCCCGCGCAGTAGCCCGCGCCCAGGACATCACCCTGCGCGAAGGGGTGTACTCCTGGTGGCCGGGACCGCAGTTCGCCAGCCGTGCCGAGCTGCGCCTGCTGCGCCAGATCGGGGCCGACGCCATCGGCATGAGCACCGTGCCCGAGGTAATCGCCCTGCGCCACCTGGGCGCACGGGTGCTGGGGCTTTCCACCATCACCGACATGGCCATTCCCGACCGCGACCACCACGCCACCGAACAGGAGGTGCTCGAGGTCGCCGCCCGTAGCGGGGCCACCTTCCGCAAGTTCGTGCGCGGCATCCTGGCCGCAATCTGA
- a CDS encoding YggS family pyridoxal phosphate-dependent enzyme yields MGLAKVLQRIEQAARRAGRDPAAVRLVAVTKGHTVEEIRQQVLAHGNYPLGESRVQEALPKMAELEGVEWHFIGPLQRNKAKFVLDFALIHSVDSLRLAQTLDLKAREKGRVLPVLAEVNVGREPQKHGFLEEELPEAIARLRTLGGLELRGLMTVAPYTEEAEAVRPIFAQLSRLADRYGLPERSMGMSGDLEVAVQEGATIVRVGTAIFEPD; encoded by the coding sequence ATGGGCTTGGCGAAGGTACTCCAGCGCATCGAGCAGGCCGCCCGCCGGGCGGGGCGCGACCCGGCCGCGGTCAGGCTGGTCGCGGTCACCAAGGGCCACACAGTCGAGGAGATCCGCCAGCAGGTCCTGGCCCACGGGAACTACCCGCTGGGCGAGTCGCGGGTGCAGGAAGCTTTGCCCAAGATGGCCGAACTCGAGGGGGTGGAATGGCACTTCATCGGGCCCCTACAGCGCAACAAGGCCAAGTTCGTGCTCGACTTCGCCCTCATCCACTCGGTCGATTCGCTGCGGCTGGCCCAGACCCTCGACCTCAAAGCCCGCGAGAAGGGCAGGGTGTTGCCTGTCCTGGCCGAGGTCAATGTGGGGCGCGAGCCGCAGAAGCACGGCTTCCTCGAGGAAGAACTCCCCGAGGCCATCGCCCGACTTCGCACCCTGGGGGGCCTGGAGCTGCGCGGGCTGATGACCGTGGCCCCCTACACCGAAGAAGCTGAGGCCGTGCGCCCCATCTTCGCTCAACTCTCACGCCTGGCGGACCGCTACGGCCTCCCCGAGCGCAGCATGGGCATGTCGGGCGACCTCGAGGTCGCCGTGCAGGAGGGGGCCACGATCGTGCGGGTGGGCACGGCCATCTTCGAGCCGGATTGA
- a CDS encoding DivIVA domain-containing protein, with translation MDLTPLDVRYQEFKQGLRGYAVAEVREYLAQVADRLAALTEENESLRERIRILESELSQAREGEADLKRAVVAAERIARDIKQQAEREAELIKREAEAAREQTMQEIVAEMKRIRGDIESLRQERDLFLSQFRALLEGYLTSLDRYKRP, from the coding sequence ATGGACCTGACCCCCCTCGACGTTCGCTACCAGGAGTTCAAGCAAGGGCTGCGGGGGTATGCCGTAGCTGAGGTGCGGGAGTATTTAGCCCAGGTAGCCGATCGCCTCGCCGCCCTTACCGAGGAAAACGAGAGCCTGCGGGAGCGCATTCGCATCCTCGAGAGCGAGTTGAGCCAAGCCCGCGAGGGCGAAGCCGACCTCAAGCGGGCGGTGGTGGCCGCCGAGCGCATCGCCCGCGACATCAAACAGCAGGCCGAGCGCGAAGCCGAGCTGATCAAACGCGAAGCCGAGGCGGCCCGCGAGCAGACCATGCAGGAGATCGTGGCCGAGATGAAGCGCATCCGCGGGGATATCGAATCCCTGCGGCAAGAGCGCGACCTCTTCCTCAGCCAGTTCCGCGCTTTGCTCGAGGGCTACCTCACCTCGCTGGATCGCTATAAGCGTCCGTGA
- a CDS encoding ElyC/SanA/YdcF family protein translates to MALLLGLLLLLNPGVWVRGAGRAAPHYIVVLGAAQYNGKPSPIFKNRLEAALELFRQGVAPAIIVTGGKRPGDRYSEGGVGCGYLRARGVPLEALVCEEQSRSTWQNLKNILPVVRDHPVLIVTDDPHLPRALLLAERLGLKARGYPVKGSFSSAYYQREILLTLLARLGFTDAYSDPAR, encoded by the coding sequence ATGGCGCTGCTGCTCGGGCTGCTCCTGCTTTTGAACCCTGGGGTTTGGGTCAGGGGTGCGGGGAGAGCTGCGCCGCATTACATCGTGGTGCTGGGAGCTGCGCAGTACAACGGCAAGCCTTCTCCCATCTTCAAGAACCGGCTCGAGGCTGCCTTGGAGCTGTTCCGGCAGGGGGTTGCGCCAGCCATCATCGTGACGGGAGGCAAGCGGCCCGGAGACCGCTATAGCGAAGGGGGCGTGGGGTGCGGCTACCTGCGGGCGCGGGGTGTGCCACTCGAAGCCCTCGTCTGCGAGGAGCAAAGCCGTAGCACCTGGCAGAACCTCAAAAACATCCTGCCCGTGGTCAGGGACCACCCCGTCCTCATCGTGACCGACGATCCCCACCTACCCCGCGCGCTGCTGCTGGCCGAAAGGCTGGGCCTCAAGGCCAGGGGATACCCCGTCAAGGGCAGCTTCTCATCGGCTTATTACCAGCGCGAGATCCTGCTCACGCTGCTGGCGCGGCTGGGGTTCACGGACGCTTATAGCGATCCAGCGAGGTGA
- a CDS encoding YkgJ family cysteine cluster protein, which produces MRSLEQLVAQVHRAQDARTRRYLEHAGLRVSCRAGCAFCCHALVTVGLAEAQYLRKRLEPHVLERLEVEGVARLQRIRREKHSADFPGRYFAEANPCPLLTPEATCSAYSARPLACRGVLTDLEAHYCAPGAIPELKGEKLLRYRQQLRPYHGPEHYLKRPWRSSERLAHSLWAQEQALRGFTVVGELASMLYLLGQEEFQAALVQGKRAVRDHLKGLGVLGGEWGFWVD; this is translated from the coding sequence ATGCGAAGCCTCGAGCAACTCGTAGCCCAGGTCCACCGTGCCCAGGATGCGCGGACGAGGCGCTACCTCGAGCATGCGGGTTTGCGGGTGAGCTGCCGGGCGGGCTGCGCCTTCTGTTGCCACGCTTTGGTGACGGTGGGCCTGGCCGAGGCTCAGTACCTGCGCAAGCGGCTCGAGCCCCACGTGCTCGAGCGCCTCGAGGTCGAGGGGGTGGCCCGGTTGCAGCGCATCCGGCGGGAAAAGCACAGCGCGGATTTTCCGGGGCGCTATTTCGCCGAGGCCAACCCCTGCCCGCTGCTGACCCCTGAGGCCACCTGCTCGGCTTACTCTGCCCGCCCACTGGCCTGCCGGGGCGTCCTGACCGACCTCGAGGCCCACTACTGCGCTCCGGGTGCCATTCCGGAACTGAAGGGAGAGAAGCTGCTCCGCTACCGGCAGCAGCTACGGCCCTACCATGGCCCCGAGCACTACCTCAAGCGGCCCTGGCGAAGCTCGGAGCGCCTGGCTCACAGCCTTTGGGCGCAGGAGCAGGCCTTGCGGGGCTTCACGGTAGTGGGGGAACTGGCTTCGATGCTCTACCTCCTTGGGCAAGAAGAATTCCAAGCTGCCCTCGTCCAGGGAAAAAGGGCCGTCCGAGATCACCTCAAGGGCCTGGGGGTGTTGGGTGGGGAGTGGGGTTTTTGGGTAGACTGA
- the glgP gene encoding alpha-glucan family phosphorylase: protein MNVLGRITAMPTLPEPIKGLREVAYNFWWSWNPSAQQVFERLDPSLWKRFRSNPVKVLLEVQPDRLENLAQDASFRGEVEAVVSAFQKYLSSRPENQHRVAYFSMEYGFHESLPIYSGGLGILAGDHIKSASDLGLSLVGVGIFYHQGYFRQVLTAEGQQTEAYDEYNATELPLLPVHDGEGKPLRVGVEFPGRTVQVTAYKAQVGTVPVYLMSTNIPENSPEDRRITARLYEPGQEARIQQELILGIGGVRVLRALGLAPTVFHMNEGHAAFQGLERIREHIAAGMPFREAFELVAASSLFTTHTPVPAGHDTFPLELIDRYLDGWWNRLSISREQFLALGLEQKEYGPVFSMSHLALATSRAAGGVSKLHGAVSRQMFHGIWKGLEVEEVPISHITNGVHTWTFLHPELAQLYDRVFPKEWREQPWEPGLWKAELLSESELWRIRNKLRLHLVNDVRQRLYETRRRNGEVPARLRATEKVLDPNALTIGFARRFATYKRAVLLFKDPERLLKIMNGPYPVQFVFAGKAHPKDDPGKAFIKELVAKIKELGLEERMILLENYDMGMARTLVQGVDVWLNTPRRPMEASGTSGMKAALNGALNFSILDGWWAEGFNTRNGWAIGDERAYASDEAQDTADAQSLYDTLEFEILPLFYARGAEGTPTGWLTMVRESIKSCGPTYSAARMVHEYDLKFYTPLAERARDLEANGAQKLKELAAWKSQLERAWGNVRLWVDSPGDTMANGEGMPVKAYLTAEGLPEDTLRVELVVRRGTGELEVVALKPQGREREALVYGGTYLPSRPGSYVYGVRVVAVHPSQSEVEFVRWAGEVPQPEYAHR from the coding sequence ATGAACGTACTGGGTCGCATCACTGCCATGCCAACCCTGCCTGAGCCCATCAAGGGACTGCGCGAGGTGGCTTACAACTTCTGGTGGAGCTGGAACCCGTCGGCACAGCAGGTGTTCGAGCGCCTGGACCCGTCGCTTTGGAAGCGCTTCCGTAGCAACCCGGTCAAGGTGCTGCTCGAGGTTCAACCCGATCGCCTGGAAAACCTCGCCCAGGATGCCTCGTTCAGGGGTGAGGTGGAGGCGGTGGTTTCGGCCTTCCAGAAATACCTCTCCAGCCGCCCCGAGAACCAGCACCGGGTGGCTTACTTCTCCATGGAATACGGCTTTCACGAGTCGCTGCCGATCTATTCGGGGGGTCTGGGCATCCTGGCCGGCGACCACATCAAGTCGGCCAGCGACCTGGGGTTGAGCCTGGTGGGGGTGGGCATCTTCTACCACCAGGGATACTTCCGCCAGGTGCTCACCGCCGAGGGCCAGCAGACCGAAGCCTACGACGAGTACAACGCCACCGAGCTTCCGCTGCTTCCCGTGCACGACGGCGAGGGCAAACCCCTGCGGGTGGGGGTGGAGTTCCCCGGTCGCACCGTGCAGGTCACGGCTTACAAGGCCCAAGTAGGTACGGTCCCGGTCTACCTCATGAGCACCAACATCCCCGAAAACTCCCCTGAGGACCGCCGGATCACCGCTCGCCTCTACGAACCCGGCCAGGAAGCCCGCATTCAGCAGGAGCTGATTTTGGGTATCGGCGGGGTGCGGGTGCTGCGCGCGCTGGGCCTGGCCCCTACCGTGTTCCATATGAACGAGGGGCACGCCGCCTTCCAGGGCCTCGAGCGCATACGCGAGCACATCGCCGCCGGGATGCCCTTCCGCGAGGCTTTTGAACTCGTCGCCGCCTCTTCCCTCTTCACCACCCACACCCCGGTGCCCGCCGGGCACGACACCTTTCCCCTCGAGCTCATCGACCGTTACCTCGACGGTTGGTGGAACCGTCTTTCCATCAGCCGCGAGCAGTTCCTGGCGCTGGGCCTGGAGCAGAAGGAATACGGCCCGGTCTTTTCCATGTCGCACCTGGCGCTGGCGACCTCGAGGGCTGCGGGCGGGGTTTCCAAGCTGCACGGAGCGGTCTCGCGCCAGATGTTTCACGGCATCTGGAAGGGACTGGAGGTCGAGGAGGTGCCCATCTCCCACATCACCAACGGGGTTCACACCTGGACCTTCCTCCACCCCGAGCTGGCCCAGCTCTACGACCGGGTCTTCCCCAAAGAGTGGCGCGAGCAGCCCTGGGAGCCGGGCCTGTGGAAGGCCGAGCTGCTGAGCGAGTCGGAGCTGTGGCGCATCCGCAACAAGCTGCGCCTGCACCTGGTCAACGACGTGCGCCAGCGGCTCTACGAGACCCGCCGCCGCAACGGCGAGGTCCCGGCCCGGTTACGGGCTACCGAGAAGGTGCTCGACCCCAACGCCCTCACCATCGGCTTCGCTCGCCGCTTCGCCACCTACAAGCGGGCAGTGCTGCTGTTCAAAGACCCCGAGCGCTTGCTCAAGATCATGAACGGGCCCTACCCTGTCCAGTTCGTCTTCGCGGGCAAGGCCCACCCCAAAGACGACCCCGGCAAGGCCTTCATCAAGGAACTCGTGGCCAAGATCAAGGAGCTGGGCCTCGAGGAGCGCATGATCCTGCTGGAGAACTACGACATGGGCATGGCCCGCACCCTGGTGCAGGGCGTGGACGTGTGGCTCAACACCCCCCGCCGCCCCATGGAGGCCTCGGGCACCTCCGGCATGAAGGCCGCGCTCAACGGCGCACTCAACTTCTCCATCCTCGACGGCTGGTGGGCCGAGGGCTTCAACACCCGCAACGGCTGGGCCATCGGCGACGAGCGGGCTTACGCCAGCGACGAGGCCCAGGACACCGCCGACGCGCAAAGCCTCTACGACACCCTCGAGTTCGAGATCTTGCCGCTGTTCTACGCCCGCGGCGCCGAGGGAACCCCCACCGGCTGGCTGACCATGGTGCGCGAGAGCATCAAAAGCTGCGGCCCTACCTACTCCGCCGCCCGCATGGTGCACGAGTACGACCTCAAGTTCTACACCCCCCTCGCCGAGCGAGCCAGGGACCTCGAGGCCAACGGCGCCCAAAAGCTCAAGGAGTTAGCGGCCTGGAAGAGCCAGCTCGAGCGGGCGTGGGGCAACGTGCGGCTGTGGGTGGATAGCCCCGGCGACACCATGGCCAACGGCGAGGGCATGCCCGTCAAGGCCTACCTCACCGCCGAAGGGCTGCCCGAGGACACGCTGCGCGTCGAGCTGGTGGTGCGCCGGGGCACGGGGGAGCTCGAGGTCGTCGCGCTAAAGCCCCAGGGCCGCGAGCGCGAGGCGCTGGTTTACGGAGGCACCTACCTCCCCAGCCGCCCCGGCTCCTACGTCTACGGCGTGCGGGTGGTGGCGGTGCACCCCAGCCAGAGCGAGGTCGAGTTCGTGCGCTGGGCCGGGGAGGTGCCCCAGCCCGAGTACGCCCACCGCTAA
- a CDS encoding ArsR/SmtB family transcription factor, whose product MDTPNYADLMSQVQSLADRVHKIERIIQGTTSLPPDKFWALHALAQNDDGGGRIVYAGVLETPKAGRVAWQKEAAVAELLKADWTQEAPVLGALGHPIRLAILKSLLMGSQTIQELLEIPGLGTSGQLYHHLRELQAVGWVHQERRNYYAIPKDQIVPLLVIIAIALS is encoded by the coding sequence GTGGATACACCCAACTATGCAGACTTAATGTCACAAGTTCAATCACTAGCTGATCGCGTTCATAAGATCGAGAGAATAATCCAAGGCACAACGTCGCTCCCGCCGGACAAGTTCTGGGCTCTACATGCTCTCGCACAGAACGATGATGGTGGGGGGAGGATTGTCTACGCCGGTGTTTTAGAGACCCCGAAGGCTGGACGGGTAGCCTGGCAGAAAGAAGCTGCGGTTGCTGAGTTGCTCAAGGCGGATTGGACACAGGAAGCCCCAGTGCTCGGGGCACTAGGACACCCTATACGACTAGCAATCCTGAAATCCCTGCTCATGGGCTCGCAGACCATCCAGGAGCTCTTGGAGATTCCTGGCTTGGGCACCAGTGGACAGCTATACCACCATCTTCGCGAGCTTCAGGCAGTCGGTTGGGTACATCAGGAACGCCGCAATTATTACGCTATTCCGAAGGATCAAATTGTGCCTTTATTAGTAATAATAGCTATCGCCTTAAGTTAA
- a CDS encoding DCC1-like thiol-disulfide oxidoreductase family protein, translating into MHLQFSTRRRLIHAQGDKYRIFRGFDAVVALTKYLPPLWPVLPIAVLLQVSGLGPKLYRWLADHRVLVTAGTCKGESCPINRGS; encoded by the coding sequence GTGCATTTACAATTTAGCACCAGAAGGAGGCTAATACATGCGCAAGGGGATAAATATAGGATTTTTCGAGGCTTCGACGCAGTTGTCGCGCTGACGAAATACCTTCCCCCGCTTTGGCCGGTTCTGCCGATAGCTGTTCTACTCCAGGTTTCTGGTCTTGGGCCGAAGCTGTACCGCTGGCTGGCAGACCACCGGGTATTAGTCACGGCAGGAACCTGTAAGGGTGAATCCTGCCCTATTAATCGGGGGTCGTAG
- a CDS encoding M23 family metallopeptidase, whose translation MLLYFLAWLLQWLGRVRQHPRAAISLALSFISPPILATGFLQLIGQFVALARYRFRPPTAETYGQQVSYALPFQGVWWVGNGGPDPSTSHSWDLIGQRYAYDFVIADDSGKSYRHDGRRVEDYYAFGAPVLAPADGIVVAVQNGHRDCPWPGMIDPLAWSILGNYVVIRHADSEYSLLAHLRRGSLRVRPGDRVLRGQVLAECGNSGHSTEPHLHFQVQDRPNFFLSASLPVRYNRWCRVKGEYCQQMEEGFPVREEHVANCESAPNHLHFAR comes from the coding sequence ATGTTGCTGTACTTCCTGGCATGGCTGCTACAGTGGCTAGGCCGAGTGCGGCAGCATCCTAGGGCGGCTATAAGCTTGGCTTTGAGCTTCATCTCCCCACCTATCCTTGCAACGGGCTTCCTCCAGCTTATCGGCCAATTCGTAGCCTTAGCCCGCTACCGCTTCCGCCCGCCCACCGCAGAAACGTACGGGCAGCAGGTTAGCTACGCCCTTCCTTTCCAGGGGGTGTGGTGGGTCGGCAATGGTGGACCGGACCCGTCTACTTCGCACTCCTGGGATCTCATAGGCCAGCGCTACGCCTATGATTTCGTCATTGCGGATGACAGTGGGAAGAGCTATCGCCATGACGGGCGGCGGGTTGAGGATTACTATGCCTTTGGGGCTCCGGTGTTGGCACCGGCAGATGGTATCGTGGTAGCAGTCCAAAACGGTCACCGCGACTGCCCATGGCCAGGAATGATAGACCCTTTAGCCTGGAGCATTCTTGGCAATTACGTGGTGATACGCCATGCGGATAGCGAGTACAGCCTCCTCGCTCACCTGCGCCGGGGAAGCCTGAGGGTGCGCCCTGGGGATCGGGTGCTGCGGGGGCAGGTGCTTGCAGAGTGTGGCAATTCCGGGCACTCTACCGAACCCCATTTGCACTTTCAGGTCCAGGACCGTCCAAATTTCTTCCTAAGTGCTTCCCTCCCGGTACGCTACAACCGATGGTGTCGTGTTAAGGGAGAGTATTGCCAGCAGATGGAGGAAGGGTTTCCCGTCCGGGAGGAGCACGTGGCAAACTGCGAAAGCGCGCCCAACCATCTGCACTTCGCCCGATGA